A window of Eucalyptus grandis isolate ANBG69807.140 chromosome 4, ASM1654582v1, whole genome shotgun sequence genomic DNA:
TAAGCTGGAATCTTCCACTACCGAGCCGGACATTATAACCTGGAACTGCCTTTTGTCAGGGCATACTCTTAATGGCTCATACGAGGACGTACTGGCCATCCTGCGCATGATGCAAACTTCTGGAATCCAACCCAATTCAAGCTCCATAAGCTGTGGTCTCCAGTCAGTCATCGAACTGGGATTATTGCCTCATGGGAAAGAAATACATGGTTATGTGATGAGGCATGATCTTGACTATGACGTATATGTGGGAACTTCAATAGTGGACATGTACGTGAAAAGTGACTGCCTGGACATTGCTCAAGCAGTTTTCAATAACTTGAAGAGCAAAAACATATGTACGTGGAATTCATTGATATCTGGGTACTCATTTAAGGGCCACCTTCAAGTTGCTGAAAATTTGGTTGGTCAAATGGAAGATGCAGGAATTAAGCCTGATATAGTGACATGGAATAGTATGGTCTCTGGCTATTCAAGGTGGGGCCACACTGAAAAGGCTTTGGACATGATTCATCAGATGAAGCTCTCTGGATTGACTCCTAATGTGATTTCCTGGACTGCCCTCATATCAGGATGTTCACAGAATGAGAAATACAGGGAATCCCTTCAATTTTTCAtccaaatgcaagaaaaaggtaTTGAGCCTAATGCTGCCACCGTGTCCTCTGTACTTCAAAGCTGTGGAGGCCTCTCTCTACtgcaaaagggaaaagagataCACTGCCTCACTGTAAAAAATGGTATGACCCGAGATGTTCATGTAGCAACAGCAATCATCGACATGTACAATAAGTCGGGCGACTGGAGAACTGCCCACAAAGTTTTCAAGAGGATTCATAAAAATTCATTGGCATCCTATAATTGCATGATCATGGGGTTTGCCATGTATGGCCTTGGAAAAGAGGCTATTTCTCTCTTTCATGAGATGTGCAGCAATGGTACAACCCCAGATGCTATAACCTTCACAGCGATCCTCTCTGCTTGTAAGAACTCAGGCTTAGTTAATGAAGGTTGGGagttttttgataaaatgagcGGAGATTATAATGTAACCCCAAAAATAGAGCACTACTCCTGCATGGTCGATCTTCTTGGGAGAGCTGGCTACCTTGACGAGACTTGGGATTTCATTCAAAAGATGCCCCTAAAGCCAGATGCTACCATTTGGGGTGCTCTTCTTTGCTCCAGTCGAATTCATGAGAACATTGAGTACGCAGAGATTGCAGCAGAGAATCTTTTTGAACTGGAGCCTCATAATTCTGCTAACTATGTTTTAATGATGAACCTTTATGCCATGTCAAACCGATGGAAGGATCTTGATCATGTCAAAGAGTTGATGAATAGCAGGGGGGTGAAACATGGACAAGCTTGGAGCTGGACACAAATTGATCACACTGTACATCATTTTTCTGCAGAGCAGAGTACTCATCCTGATTGTGGAGAGATTTATTTTGAGTTGTATCAgtcaatttcccaaattaagAAAATGGGGTATGTGCCTGATGTCAGTTGTGTATATCAGAATATTGACGATGTTGAGAAAGAAAAGGTGCTGCTAAGTCACACAGAAAAGCTGGCAATCACTTACGGACTAATGAAAAGACAAGGCAGTGCTCCTATCAGGGTGATTAAGAACTCCAGGGTCTGTTCTGACTGTCACACTGTGGCAAAGTATATCTCCATGTTGCGAAACTGTGAGATCATTATCAAGGATGGTGTCCGCTTTCATCATTTGAGCAAAGGAAACTGCTCCTGTAAGGATTGCTGGTAACAGAGGGTTTCACTCACCTTGATGAACTCTCTTGAAGCTTTGCTGACATGATCGTGCGTCAACTTTCATCAGTATTGGCTATTAGCTAGAGCATTAGATTGAAAAAGGGGAGAGCTGAGTAGCTAAGCTGCAGTTGGTGGCCAATATGTGAGAACTCAAGCAATTTCCCACCTCTTCATAAATGAAAAGGCTTGCATATAGAGCTTCTGAGACTGAACTATGAAGAATGGACTTCATGCTGCCAGTTCATTTGTACAGGGGCATCAGTCAAGCTTTGAATATATGGCCTCAGTCATCATCAAAGAAGATCGTTAAATGGGAAGATGTGTTGAATGGTATCCAGAATCCCTGATGTTGATGAGTTTTACTAACTATAGTCTTGCAATGGGGAAAGAGATTTGAAACCCCACAAGATAAATAGTGGGTAAACGACAAGGTATGAGAGGGAAACTATGGTACTATTATGTTTGCTCTTCCTTCTGCAAGTCAATTGCTCCCTTCCCGAGATTTTCTCCACTAACGTGGTTAATCTACCAATAGCAGGCAAAACTTTGTTGAGACAGcttcacacttcctcaaggccaACAACACTGGAGAAGGCGTGTACAAACCTTTGGAACATTTCCAACTCAAATTGGCAGATTATTGCAGATTATTTGGAACATAGTCTCCATTCAGATTTCCATTTGACGTCGACTGAGGTATAATCCTAGTTGATGCCGTTGTTTACTGTATGCACAATCATTCTTAGCCTATTAGTGTCCACTTCCAGACGCACAACCATATTTGTTATCATGATTATCATGTAGGCTTAAGAAATCCAAAATATCTACTAAGAGTCCCTATTGATGAACCGCAAGCTCCAATATGTACAAAAGGTTGTCAGATTGCAAACGGAAACAACTATTTACTTATAAGGAAGCAAATTTTCTCGAAAATTTACTCTTACAGCCTATCTACTAAATTAAAGCTGCGCGTATGCACACCAGCAAATGCACATAGAGCGCAACACTTCCATGTCAATATTTACAAACACCGAACCAGCATCGACACCATTTCCATGGACAAAAACCCTTATACCCAGCCATTCAAAAGAGTGCTCTTGATGTCTCCCTTAGAACATGACCAAGCGAGGAAACACATTTTCCAAGGGAGGAAAACAAGCAAGTGGAAGCAAATGCTTTCTAGAAGTGACAACAGAGCTCCTATGCATCCACAGTCGTAAAGACATCAAAGCACTGCTCATGACTCTATAAAGCTTTTAGAAGCTGTTTACAGCTTCAGTTCGGTCCTGAATAGCCATTCTCTCCGAAATTTCAGCCAAAGATTTGAGATTGTATCTGATATAGGCCTCGACAAAGTAGCACGTGTCATCCTTCGTGTTCCCATCAGGCACGTCTACTACAAATGACTCGATCACCAGTGTTCCTGGCCTTCCTTCAACCATGTCAGGATGGACCGTCATAATTGAAGAATAGTTCTGCATAATTGCAGAAATGACAAGCGTTAGATCACAATAGGGTAGAGacagtaatatatatataaacatatatttatcAATAGACAAGGGCATGCTCTCTTACACTAAACGGCAGAAAGAAGCTAGAAGTCCCAAAAGTCTGTAAATCTCAACTGAGAAACAAGGAATTTGTCTATTTGcagaaaatttccttttgtagaAAATCAATAGGATCTAGATAAAAACCAAAAAGCGAATGCATCTAACGATGAGGCAATTAGAAGGGTTACCTTGAGTCTGTGATCACCGCCAACGATTCGAATACCAAGTATGTGTTCCTCGTCATCAAGAAGTTCCAATCTCTCAGTGCTGGTTGTAGCTGGAAGCCCGGACTTGACATTCACTTCTCTTACGCTCCCTATGCCCAAATCACCCTTCATGATACACCGGCTGACAAAGGGCTTGTACTTTTGAGGCTGATCAAATCTCCTCACCAGAGACCACACCTGTCAAAAGGGTAAAGTATTTGGTTCGTAAGCATGAAGAGGAAAAGCACAAGAACAGACTTCGTAAGGAAAACTATTCTTGAACAAAGTTAAAGACAAAATCCATGGGTTCTTGTCCTGCATTGTCCATCATTTTTAACTATAGTATATATCTACAACCATCAAATGGccgaaagagaaggaagaaacgATTGAGAACATAGAGAAATTTATCTTTTTCACTGAATAAGCACAAGAACCAATACAACTGATTCAAAGAAACTCACATGATTACTCATCTTGAATTATTTGAACCCAGATAACCAATGCAGAGGAGGAGTTTCTTAAAGTATGATTAGTTTACACCTGTGACTTTGTATGATTTGACCCTGTAGTGGGTGGTaatttttcactttcatttgAGCTTTTGAGTAAATAAAGATCAATTTAATTATCATAAAGAAAAAGGCGATGGCTCATCTTCGAGTTGAGTGAAATCAAAGCAGAGCCAAATCTCCAATTCGAACAGGGGAATTAGTCTGGCTGAAAAGCTTAAGCTGATATCTAAGCTAGCAGTAAGACTATGTATATAAATCATTGGGGAACTCTACACAAGCGATGCAGAATGCTCGGAAAAGGAAGATCCTTATAACCATGAACTATAAATTCTTActcaattcacaaaaaaaaaaaacttagccTTTGAGAACAACCTATGACAAAACTTTTCCTTGTGACAATCGAAACTCAAAGAAGCCAATTCGATTAATCGAATTCTTTTGAGAAACCATCAAAGAGATTGAAAAGGCGGATAAAAAcagagcaaaagagagagacgAAGCAGAAGCTGACGGTCCACACAAGGACCTTCCTAAAGAGGCAAGCAAGCTGACGATTAACAACAAGGGTCGATGCCGAGCATACCAGGTGAACAGGAGCTTTGATGCGCTTGATGACAGCCGAAGTGCACTGCCGCTCTCCGGCCTCATGCTTGTGATGCCTCCTGATGTACTCGGCCTCCATGATCCCCGACACCGCGTCGCCACCGTTCATATCCGAGGTTTATCGATCGAACCCAAAAGAGGAGAGGTGTCCACTTTCTTCTGTgcagagaaggaagaggaagcgAGCTGCAGAAGCTGAGAGGTGGATGACgcagaaggaggagaaggaacaTAAGAAGAAGGCATTAAAAAGTGACCTGGTTGGTTAGCTTAGCTTGGGAGGATATCAAGAACCGTCCAATGGGGAACCTCCTAACCACCCACTTTGTTTTCTTGTAGTGTTACCTTTAAAGCATCACAAAAAACCTGGTCTCCCCCACTCAGGCCCCACCACCTCATGCATTATCTAAAATTTGTGCCATTAGACCTTTGTACCATTTGAAATTAAAGTTTGCTTTTGGGCAATTAACATTAGGGCATCAGTATCACTGAGTGGACGCAGAATGAACATGCGACACTGATGTGGCGCATAAATGtcgatcaacaaaaaaaaaaaacaacaacaacaaaaagcaAAGTATAAGGATCGTTGCCCTAGAGGAAATACAAGAGAGGATGGAGATGGGACAAGGAGCAAGAAAGGCGGTGGTTGGGAGGCCGCTGCAACCGGCCATCGACCCTCACTATGTACGAGTGCAAGTCAGGCAACTCTCAAGGTGCTCGAGCAAGGGTCATCAAACTCAGACACGTGTCGCGTGTTTGATAGATTGTTGATCACAGAATAGCCTGTGTGACAGCTCTTTAGCCGAGAATATCAAGCTAGCTTTCCTTCTAAATATTGTTCCTAAGAATGCTATATGAATCACATCCTCACAACTCGTATCATGCCAATTTTGGTTCGGGCATCTAGTCCCTCGAGAAAGACAAACATAACACTTTAGGACAACAACTAGTCTCGGCTTGCCACGACCTCATCAAGAGAGTTGCATCAGTTCACAACTAACTTGTGCATGGAGCCCAATCTCACCTTTAGAACATTTCAGTGTCATGACCATTCTATCCTAAACTCCCCAATGCCACTCCTACAAACCAATTATATCATACCTTTTGCATCACTCCCTCTTCTCCACTCACAAGGATGCTTGAATATGGGAGAATTCAGTCCCATGACATTCTCCCTACCCAATTCCATAATGCCTCTCTTGCCACTATTCAATCATTTCTTTGCATTTCTCAACCATTAACGGTACTACCTCAAGACTTCCATGAATGACGACATTCACCCACTAGAGCAGGCCACTCCAATAGCTTCCCTCGATCAAAGTTGGTCGCACATCTCTAGTCATTTATGCTTTACCTGAAAAGTGTGTCATCATGAGCCAACTACAGTCCCTTGGAAACACACGTTGTTTCACCTACTAGGCTTCTCTTGATCTCAACAAACCAATGTAGGTTACTCTCTTGTTGAAAACATGGTAACAGACATCCTCATGAGATTTGCCCATTGATCTAGGTAAGTTTTCCCTATTCAATGAATAATTTGGTTCATTCCCATCCCCTATTGTCATCTTAAAAGCTTGACGAGAGCCACATCTTATGATGATCATTTTTGCCTTCATAGAACTGGGTAGACCACTAGCTCTTCTCAAATCACCTACCTActactttgataccatttgtcacGGGCCAATAGATTATTGATCACATAATAGCCCTGGTGTATGCAGTTGAGGCTCCAGCCTCACCTacttaacaataaaaataacTGTAATGCTAAAAAATCGACGTATCGAATCAATCTACAAAGAATCATAAAAGTGAGTGAAATCCACGTAAGTTCTGTAATGAATCCGTAAACAAATTTGGTGCGCCCCCCAATGCATCGAGTGCCCGTCTTTTCTATTGACAGGGGCGCACTAGCCAATGAGGTTGCGAGGGAAggcaaaaacaattgaaaagcgAAGAATGCACTTTTCTGGGGTGCCAATGTGCCATTCTAAAGTGGTATATTCTTGGGTAACCCGGGTTCTTTTCTCGGTTCGCGGGGGAAATGGCGGAACGCAATTGGCGATGAATAAATTCTTGGGAGGGACAACGTGATCATCATGATCCACAGAGCTTCTTCACTCACCCCCGACTCCCATCGACAAATTACCTCGCATGGGACGGTTGAGATGCTCCCAGCTCGATCTTCCTCCACTGTATGAGTGTCACGTGTTCATCCTATCTATGATCACTCGTTTTCCATTCGAGTCCTGTCGTGGAGCTCACATGATCGACAAGAGAGATGGGCTTGATCTGCATAATTGTTTTCCCTTCGAGTCTTGTCGTGGAGCTCACGTGATCAATGAGAGAGATGGGCTTGATCTGCATAACCTGTAGAATATTAGTTgttattgccttttttttttatctttgatgCATGTCTCTTGATAGAGGCGACAAGTGATTCTTCCAATTAGATTTTCCTCCAATAGCTGAGAGCCATGTGTATGCATTCTAATCAAACATGGGCACTTTTTTAAGTTCATTGGTTATGTTTAACTTGGGCATTTACGAAAAGGGTGTCTTTTTGACTCTCGAGCTGTTCTTTTCACCGGACTCAAAAACTAATATAATTGAAAAGGAGCCTTTGAGGTGCCCGACCGAAGCGCTTTATTGTTGGCTTGTGGAGATAAGATTGggccccaaaaaagaaaaaaagcaacgCATATGCGTGCTAAAATGCCTATACTCTTAACTCTAAACATTCCGAATCCACCACACTGCGTCCCGTGCCATTAGGCTGAATGCCTAGGAATTAAGAACCCACCGGGATGTTACTAACATTATGTCGGTTGTTTGTCTTTAGCAGAATTACCCTTTTTTAATGTCAGCAATGTCATCTTCGCACGAGCCAAATAGAACGTTTTCACCTGAATTTCAGCTTTCAAGTCCGTTAATGTCTTGTCCTATGAAACTCTACAACTTGcaaaaagaaagttattttaAGATCCAAAAGCTCCAGAGGTTGCAAAAATTGATAGTGGTTTGCATGCTAGCCATGATTATCTTACGACTTTGCAGATCTTGCTTGCCTTGCACTGCCTTGTCATCCCTGACTTGTCCCCCATTAGTTGCAGTTAGATAAAACATGTACGTCCGCACGTCTCGCCTTCACGCCTGCTCATTTGAGGAAAGACAGAGAACCACTCAACCACTTCTTCAGCACTAATCTCTCTAGGCCAATGAAACCCGTAGTCATGCTAAAATACACCAATTACTGTCCTTGCCTCTTGGCTAGACGACAATGGACAAAGAAAAGGACCACGCCCCACTAGCTCAGGACGTTAATGGAGTGGAGCCAACGAGGCAGGAACGAAAGCGGGTGAATAGGGCGGGCGAAAGCGAGGATGTTCATGCCAAGCATCAGTCGTTGGACCACCTCCGCTGCGCAACTAGCGGACGACCGATGATATTGGCTGAATTTTCAACAGTTGAAAGGTGCAAAGCatcaaaagggagagagagtaaCGTGTCGTCCTCTCCCACACTCGGGTCGCAAAGATCCAGCAAGTCGACATCACGAGCGAACCTCAAAAGATCATTATTGTGCAGTTCGGAGAGAGGAATTTTTTTCAACTGATCTAGAGAAAAGTAGGGTTCGGTTGGAGGAGGCGACGAGAAGTCCTGTGCTTGTCCTTTTGTGTTcctttgttggaccttttggcGGATTCCTTCTCGGCTTGTGGGTGCAAATTGGAGAGGACATCGTGCTTGTCGTTTTACCCGGATTAAGAAAAGGGGGAGAGACCCAATAATGGAGTGCAGTGTTTTGGAGATTTGATGTGGATGTGGATAAGGTTTAGGATCTTTTCCCGCGTGGCGATTGTCTTTGGAATTTTGGCTCATTTCATCTAGTGCTTTAGGAGACATTAGTAGAAACGTTGCCGCCAGTGTTTCGCAAAATTACAAGGTTATGTCATAGGATGGATGGTCAACTCCAAGAATGATGATAATGACTCATAAGTCGTTTCCGATGAGTTCATATTGGTAAGGGTCTAAAAGGCAGGCTTATAATAGTTAAACTCGACAAATGGGTGGATCGGAGAGTCAGGTTTTGATCAAGTTGAAATATTACGGCctaaattgacccatttaattcatattaatccatttttatgTAATGCAATTTCAGCAATACAGAATCGGTTCGGATATATCTAGAGCTCaaatttttagcaatttttctccttaaatttttGCCTCTAAAGAAAGAGCAGCTCCATGGAATAGCTCGCTAAGTCGGTGAGGGAGCTCAAGTTTCTTTGCACACCACATGAGCAATGTGAAGATCTGGATGAGCATCCTACTAATGGACAAGAACAAAGAGGCTTTGGAATCGGGAGCTGATTGGTTCCATTCAACCAGAGAACAAGCTCACTTTATGATTTTGggtgaaaaatcaaattcttatAATACAATAGACAGCTTACACCATTTCACTACAAGCAACATATATTGGTCAAGCGATCATCATGTTGTTTGTTTGTATTGAAGACCATGCTTCAATTCTTGATGAtgcaaaagttttttattttttcctaaaaaaatgcTTTAGAACCTACGTCAAGGGACTTGAATATGGACAGAGGTCCCAGCTTAGCCTCAAGGGACCCAAGCAAAACCTCCCTAGACCTAGGATAGGCACTATCTCGAGCCCAATCTCAACGAACTCGAGACTGATGTCTGTGGAACTAGACACAAGCACTGCGGTCTCAAGCTCAACTTGGAGGGACTTGAGCCCAACCTTTTTGGAACTAGGCCTCACCTTGATTGATTTGGGCAAGGTACCAATGACTTAGGCAAGGAAGCCAAATACCGAGCATGGGCACTAGGGATGCAAATTCGACCTCCATGGAATCAAGTACATGCACTAGGTCTCAAGCCCAACCTTAATAGACCTAGGCACTCCCTCTGTGGACTCAAGCCCAGTCATTGAGGAAACAAGCCCAACCATGATGGAACCAAGCTAGTTGCCAATGACATTGGTGCAAAGCCAAGTACGTAGGCATGGTTGCTGATGACCTAGGCTTGACTTTTGTGAGCTTGATGTTGATGAACCAAGTCCATCCCTAATGGACCAAGGTCTACCTCAATGGACTTGGGCTAGGTGCTAGTGACTTGGGCGCAAGAGTCAAGTCACTAGGCATGGCCGTCAAGGACTCGAGCTTAGCCCCCATGGATCTAGGTGCAAGCCCTAAGGTCTTGACCTTGGCCTTAAGGGACCTGGCCTAGCCACTATGGATGTGGGCTCGATTCTACCCATGATGGACTCAAGTTGGACACCAATAACTTGGGTGCAGGAATCAAGTATCCAAGCATGTACACTAGGGGACCAAGGCACAATGTCCCAAGCCCAAGAACTAGGGCTAGCCTTTGTGGAGTTGGGTATAGGCATCAAGGTCTTGAACCCAGCCTGAGGGACTTTGGACTCACCTCTATGGACTTGAGCCCAATTGTCAAGGAACTTGACCCGACCTTGATGTACTCAAGCTAACACTGGTGAAATGGGGACAAAAGTGGGTACCTAGGCAGAGCCATCAGGGATCCAAGTAGGGCCTTTGAGATCTTAGCCAACATCTATGGATCCAGGCACAGGCCCTAAGGTCTCGAGCCCAACCTCAAGGGATCTATGACCCAAGCACAAGCACTTAGAGGTCATTGCTCTTGAATGAAATGCAATGAGGTTAGGTTCTTTG
This region includes:
- the LOC104442169 gene encoding pentatricopeptide repeat-containing protein At4g01030, mitochondrial, yielding MDGLPPLHQTNALFLKKPRTQNPKLRSHSLSCPALGDPTPSTATPAYALRLSPSSVPAVAGGFDGVDSLASVKMVHAQMMKLPGKWSDDDYLVKSLVRHYVKFGDPRSAASVLLLGLARSDVGWSSFSEELKEFRELPVQILEVFDELHCKGMVFDARIFAVALRVCTYVLDLWLGVVIHACVIKRALDSDARVQRALMNFYERCWGIECANRVFNEMPKREDVVWNEAVKLNMKHEQWIIALELFQDMQYSCVKAKGTTTVRVLQACGKLKTLALGKQIHAHVLRSGMESSVPICNILISMYAKNGELELAGAVFNLMEDRNLISWNSIISAYASFGFLDDAWNQFHKLESSTTEPDIITWNCLLSGHTLNGSYEDVLAILRMMQTSGIQPNSSSISCGLQSVIELGLLPHGKEIHGYVMRHDLDYDVYVGTSIVDMYVKSDCLDIAQAVFNNLKSKNICTWNSLISGYSFKGHLQVAENLVGQMEDAGIKPDIVTWNSMVSGYSRWGHTEKALDMIHQMKLSGLTPNVISWTALISGCSQNEKYRESLQFFIQMQEKGIEPNAATVSSVLQSCGGLSLLQKGKEIHCLTVKNGMTRDVHVATAIIDMYNKSGDWRTAHKVFKRIHKNSLASYNCMIMGFAMYGLGKEAISLFHEMCSNGTTPDAITFTAILSACKNSGLVNEGWEFFDKMSGDYNVTPKIEHYSCMVDLLGRAGYLDETWDFIQKMPLKPDATIWGALLCSSRIHENIEYAEIAAENLFELEPHNSANYVLMMNLYAMSNRWKDLDHVKELMNSRGVKHGQAWSWTQIDHTVHHFSAEQSTHPDCGEIYFELYQSISQIKKMGYVPDVSCVYQNIDDVEKEKVLLSHTEKLAITYGLMKRQGSAPIRVIKNSRVCSDCHTVAKYISMLRNCEIIIKDGVRFHHLSKGNCSCKDCW
- the LOC104442168 gene encoding abscisic acid receptor PYL9, translating into MNGGDAVSGIMEAEYIRRHHKHEAGERQCTSAVIKRIKAPVHLVWSLVRRFDQPQKYKPFVSRCIMKGDLGIGSVREVNVKSGLPATTSTERLELLDDEEHILGIRIVGGDHRLKNYSSIMTVHPDMVEGRPGTLVIESFVVDVPDGNTKDDTCYFVEAYIRYNLKSLAEISERMAIQDRTEAVNSF